The sequence below is a genomic window from Microbacterium abyssi.
AGCATCCGCCTTGGGCTACGAGTCAGTCCACTTCGACTACGCGTTGATCGTCCACGACTGGCCGACGGTCGTCGCCGCTGTACTCGCCACGCTCGGCCGATCGCGCGGTTGATCGTCGCGACGGACGATACGGATGGCTGGTGCTTCGCACACCTGGCCGCGCGAATCGCACGGACTCCCAGCCATTCGTGCGAACCTCCAGCCATCCGTCCCGAGCGGGATGCCGGGACAGCGGGATGCCGGGACAGCGGGGTGCCGGAACAGCGGGATGCCGGGACGGCAGGATGCCGGGGCTATTCGACCGTGACGGACTTCGCGAGATTGCGCGGCTGGTCGACGTCCAGGCCCTTGGCCGTGGCGAGGGCCATGGCGAAGATCTGCAGCGGGACGACCGCGAGCACGGGCTCGAACATGGCGCCGGCGAGTGGGATGTGGATGACCTCGTCCGCGAACGGCAGGACCGCGGCATCCCCCTCTTCGGCCACGACGATCACGCGAGCGCCGCGTGCGCGGATCTCCTGGATGTTCGAGACGACCTTGGAGTGGATGAGCGCGGAGTGGCGCGGCGACGGCACGATGACGAAAACCGGCTGACCGGGCTCGATGAGCGCGATCGGGCCGTGCTTGAGCTCACCGGCTGCGAAGCCCTCGGCGTGGATGTACGAGATCTCCTTGAGCTTCAGCGCGCCCTCGAGCGCGATCGGGTAGCCGACGTGGCGCCCGAGGAAGAGCACCGAGCGGCTGTCCGCCATCCAGCTCGCGAGCTGCGAGACGTGGTCGTGCTCCTTCTCGAGCACAGACGCGATCTTCTCGGGGAGCGAGACGAGCTCCTCGACAGCGGTCGCATCTTCCAAAACAGCGCGCACGCGGCCCATGTGCAGGCCGAGCAGGAGCAGCGCGGTGATCTGCGCCGAGAACGCCTTGGTGGATGCAACGGCGACCTCGGGCCCGGCGTGGGTGTAGACGACGGCATCCGACTCTCGGGGGATCGTCGCTCCCTGCGTATTGCAGATGGAGAGAGTCCGCGCGCCGCGCTCGCGCGCATACTTGACGGCCATGAGCGTGTCCATGGTCTCGCCGGACTGGCTGATGGAGATCACGAGCGTGTCGTCGCCGATCACCGGGTCGCGATAGCGGAACTCGTGCGCGAGTTCGACGTCGGTCGCGACGCGGGCCCACTGCTCGATCGCGTACTTGCCGACGAGCGCCGCATAGGATGCTGTGCCGCACGCCGTGATGATCACGCGGTTGATGCCGATGAAGAGCTCGTCCAGTCCGTCGAGCTCGGGGATGACGACCTGTCCGTCCTGCACGCGGCCGCGGATGGTGTTGGCGACGGCTTCGGGCTGCTCGGCGACCTCCTTCGCCATGAACGAAGACCATCCGCCCTTCTCAGCGGCGGCGGCATCCCACGACACATCGAACGGCTCTGACTCGACCGGCGTGCCGGCGAAGTCCGTGACGGTGACCTCGGAGGGCGTGATCGAGACGATCTGGTCCTGGCCGATCGCGAGCGCCTTGCGGGTGTGCTCGACGAAGGCGGCGACGTCGGATCCGAGGAAGTTCTCCCCCTCGCCGAGGCCGATCACCAGGGGCGAGTTGCGGCGAGCGCCGACGACGAGACCGGGGTGGTCCTGGTGCATGGCGAGGAGCGTGAAGGCGCCTTCGAGGCGGTTCACGACGTTCTGGAACGCCGTCTGCAGGTCGGGGTTCTTCGCGTACTCGCGGCCGAGGAGCGCCGCGGCGACCTCGGTGTCGGTCTCGCTGAGGAACTCGACGCCCTCGGCGATGAGCTCGTCGCGGAGCGGCGCGAAGTTCTCGATGATGCCGTTGTGGATGACGGCGAGCTTGCCGTCATCGGCCAGGTGCGGGTGGGCGTTGAGGTCGGTCGGGCCGCCGTGGGTGGCCCAGCGGGTGTGGCCGATCCCGGTGGTGCCGTCGCCGAGAGGCGCGTCGGCGAGCGAGTCGCGCAGCATGCTGAGCTTGCCCGCCTTCTTGCGCATACCGAGCTGGCCGTCGGCGTCGATCACGGCGATTCCGGCGGAGTCATAGCCGCGGTACTCGAGGCGCGCGAGGCCGGCGATCAGGATGTCCTGGCTGGGGCGCGGGCCCACGTATCCGACGATTCCACACATGGTGTCAAGAATAAGCTGATGATTTTGCAAGGGTTCCGAACGAACGGGATGCTGCGCGCATTGCTCCGTCGCGTGTCAAAGCTTCCGCAGCAGCACGCTCTCCACGTTGTGGTCGATGCCCTTGTTCAGCACGAGCGTCGCACGGTGCCGGGTGGGCATCACGTTCTCGATGAGGTTGGGCATGTTGATGTCGCGCCAGTATCCGAGCGCGGTCGTCTCAGCCTCTGAATCGGTGAGATGCGCGAACACGTTGAAGTAGGACGAAGGGTTGGCGAACGCGCCCTGCCGCAGCGCCAGGAACCGATCCACGTACCACTTCTCGATGTGCGACGGATCGGCATCGACGTACAGAGAGAAGTCGAACAGGTCGCTGACGGCGACATCGTTCGGAGCGGGTGGAGGCTGCAGCACGTTGAGCCCCTCGACGATCACGACATCCGGCCGCCGCACGACGACGCGGGCATCCGGCACGATGTCGTACCTCATGTGCGAGTAGAACGGCGCGCGCACTTCGGCGGCGCCCGACTTCACTTCGGTCAAGAACTCCAGCAGCGCCCGCCGGTCGTACGACTCCGGGAAGCCCTTGCGGTCCATCAGGCCGCGCCGCTCGAGCTCGGCGTTCGGGTACAGGAACCCGTCGGTCGTCACCAGCTCGACCCGCGGCGTCCCCGGCCACCGGCTCATCAGCTCGCGCAGCAGACGCGCGATCGTCGACTTGCCCACCGCGACCGACCCTGCGACTCCGACCACGAACGGGGTCGTGACGTCCTCCTCATCGAGGAACGCGCTCGTCGCCGCGCCCAGCCGCTTCGTGGCCGACGCGTACAGGCTCAGCAGCCGGCTCAGCGGCAGATACACCTCGCGCACCTCGGTGAGGTCGAGCCGGTCGCCGATGCCGCGCAGCTCGACGACCTCGGTCTCGCTCAGCGGCTGGTCGAGCCCCTTGGCCAATCGCGCCCACTCCGCGCGTCCGATCTCGCGGTACGGCGACAGGGGCAGCGTGGGGTCGGCGGTGGTCACGGCATCCATCGTATCGGCGCGGCCCCGAGCTCACCCGCCCCGATCCGGATGCCGTCGCTCACGGCCGCACCCGAACCGAGGCTCTCGGCACCAGCGCCCCTGGGTGGTCACCGTCGGGCTTCGCCTGCAGAGTGAATCCTCCGTCGGCATCCACGGTGATGACGCCCGTCACGACGACCGGATCTCCGACCGTGAGCAGTCGCGTGCGGATCTGCCGGACGCCAAGCGCTCGCGCATGCTCGGACAGCGCGCGATCTGCGAGACGGATCGTGTCGATCGTCGCTTTCACTCCCGGGCGTCCGCGCATCTCGACGCCGTCCGGCTGCACCCGGATGAAGGCATCGCCGACGAGCACGTAGAACTCGGATGCTTCGCCGTCGAAACCCGCGTGCTCATCCGAGTTCGCGAGCCCCGGCATCCACCGGCCCTCGAGGTAGCCGGTGCTCACGCCGCGATCGGCGGCACTTTCCTCCCAGTTCTCCTGCGTGGTGCCGTCGATGCGCCACGACACGCACGCGCTGCCGTGCAGCGGGTCGCGGAGCATCGGCTCGCCGGGGACTGTGACGATGGCTCCGTCGAAGCTGCGCAGACCCGGCGTCGTGGGTTCCCGCCGCTGAACGCCTTGCAGCACCCGCCACCGGGCGTAGTCCCACACGAGGAAGGCCAGCCACAGCACGGTGGCGATGAACCAGGCGCCGATGAACCAGATCGCGGCTACCCGGCCCTCGGATTCCGACGGCATCGCCGCCCCGGATCCATTGAGATTCACGATCCAGAACGAGAACGCCGACCACACCCCGAACGAGGCGAGCAGAGCGAGGAATGCGCAGGCGACGGCGATCCGCGGCACGCGGAACGCGTCCATCTCCCGCGCCCATGCGCCCGCCAGTGCCGACAGCGCGATCCCGGCGGCGAGCGCGACGATCACCGCCAGGACGACCTGTCCGCCCCAGTCGGCACCTCGAACCCACGGCCAGGCGCTGCGTGCGTGCTCGGCCGTCACGAAGAGCAGGATCGCCCCGACGAATCCCAGCAGTAATGTCCACCCCAGAAGAACGCGCATCGTCTCCCCTTGCGCTGCGGATCCTCCCCAGTGGGATCCTGCGGTCATCATGACAGAACACCGAGGCGAAGACCACTGCGCGAGTAGTCTCGTTCTGTGCGCCTGGGAATCCTCGACATCGGGTCGAACACCGTCCACCTGCTCGCGGCGGACGCCCGTCCCGGCGGACGCCCGCTTGCGACGACCAGCGATCGCTCCGTCGTGCGCCTGATGCGCTTCCTCACACCGGAGGGCGCGATCAGCGAAGACGGAGTCCGCGAGCTCGTGGATGCCGTCACCCGCGCGCGGCGGATCGCCGAGACCGAGCGGGTCGAGACGCTGCTCGCGACCGCGACGAGCGCGGTCCGCGAAGCGCTCAACGGCGAAGAGGTCATCGCCCGTATCGAGCAGGCGCTCGGCCAGCCCCTGCAGGTGCTCACCGGCGAGCAGGAGGCGGAACTCACCTTCCTCGCCGTGCGGCGCTGGTTCGGGTGGGATGCCGGACGCATCCTGCTGCTCGACATCGGCGGCGGGTCGTTCGAGTTCGCCGCCGGCGGCGACGAACTGGCGGAGGTCGCGGCATCCGTGCCTCTCGGCGCCGGGCGCATGACCGTCCAGTTCCTGCCCGGCGATCCGCCCGGTGAGGATGCCGTCGAGCGACTGCGCGCGCATTCCAGGGAGGTGCTGGCGCCGGTGGCGGCCAGGCTCAACGCGCTGCCGAGCCCCGATCACATGGTCGGCTCGTCCAAGGCGATCCGATCGCTGGCGAACCTCGCCGGTCGAGAGGTCTCCGGGCTCGGCTTCGACCGGACCGTGATGTCTCGTTCGGCGTTGAAGTCGTGGATCCCGCGGCTCGCCCGGATCCCGGCATCCGCTCGTCAGGAGCTGCCGGGGATCACGCCCGATCGCACGCTGCAGATCGTCGCGGCCGCCGTCTGCCTGCACACCGCGATGAAGATGCTCGACATCGACGAGATCGAGGTGTCGCCTTGGGCGCTGCGCGAGGGCGTGCTGCTGCGTTACACCGAGTCGATGACCTGGGGCGGCGTCGGGATCTGAGTTCCGGCCAGGCCGCCCGCGAGCCCGCCGACCCCGCGACCCAGAGACAAAGGGCGGCGCCGACAGTAGTCTGAGTGCGGTCCGGTGAAACGCTGCGCGCATCAAGGAAGAGCGACGAGATGAGACCGCTGAGATACTCGATCAACGTCACACTCGACGGCTGCTGCCATCACGAGGCAGGGCTCCCGCCGGACGAGGAGTCGATGCGCTACTGGACCGCTGAGATGGAGCGCGCCGATGCGCTGCTGTTCGGCCGGGTGACCTACGAGATGATGGAGTCGGCGTGGCGCCGGCCAGCCGGCGGCACCTGGCCCGACTGGATGGACGAGTGGGAGATCCCGTTCGCCGAGACCATCGACCGGAAGAAGAAGTATGTCGTCTCCAGCACGCTGAGCGAGGTCGATTGGAATGCAGAGCTGGTGCGAAGCGATTTGCGGCAGACGGTTCAGCGACTCAAGCAGGAGCCGGGCGAGGGCCTGTGGGTCGGTGGAGTGACGCTCCCTGCGGCGTTGGCGGATCTAGGGCTCATCGACGAGTACGAGTTCCTGGTGCACCCGGTCGTCGCCGGACACGGTCCGACGTTGCTCGCCGGTCTGCGTGAGCGCATCCAGCTCGAGCTCGTGGATCGCCGCGAGTTCCGGTCCGGGGCGGTCGCCCAGCGATACCGGCCGGCGCTCCGAAGCTGAGCGCCGCGCGTCAGCGGCCGGCGACCACGCTCTCGGGCCGGATGTCCAGCCGCCGCAGCAGCTGCGCGTTCACTGCGACCACGATCGTCGACAGCG
It includes:
- the glmS gene encoding glutamine--fructose-6-phosphate transaminase (isomerizing) translates to MCGIVGYVGPRPSQDILIAGLARLEYRGYDSAGIAVIDADGQLGMRKKAGKLSMLRDSLADAPLGDGTTGIGHTRWATHGGPTDLNAHPHLADDGKLAVIHNGIIENFAPLRDELIAEGVEFLSETDTEVAAALLGREYAKNPDLQTAFQNVVNRLEGAFTLLAMHQDHPGLVVGARRNSPLVIGLGEGENFLGSDVAAFVEHTRKALAIGQDQIVSITPSEVTVTDFAGTPVESEPFDVSWDAAAAEKGGWSSFMAKEVAEQPEAVANTIRGRVQDGQVVIPELDGLDELFIGINRVIITACGTASYAALVGKYAIEQWARVATDVELAHEFRYRDPVIGDDTLVISISQSGETMDTLMAVKYARERGARTLSICNTQGATIPRESDAVVYTHAGPEVAVASTKAFSAQITALLLLGLHMGRVRAVLEDATAVEELVSLPEKIASVLEKEHDHVSQLASWMADSRSVLFLGRHVGYPIALEGALKLKEISYIHAEGFAAGELKHGPIALIEPGQPVFVIVPSPRHSALIHSKVVSNIQEIRARGARVIVVAEEGDAAVLPFADEVIHIPLAGAMFEPVLAVVPLQIFAMALATAKGLDVDQPRNLAKSVTVE
- the coaA gene encoding type I pantothenate kinase, coding for MDAVTTADPTLPLSPYREIGRAEWARLAKGLDQPLSETEVVELRGIGDRLDLTEVREVYLPLSRLLSLYASATKRLGAATSAFLDEEDVTTPFVVGVAGSVAVGKSTIARLLRELMSRWPGTPRVELVTTDGFLYPNAELERRGLMDRKGFPESYDRRALLEFLTEVKSGAAEVRAPFYSHMRYDIVPDARVVVRRPDVVIVEGLNVLQPPPAPNDVAVSDLFDFSLYVDADPSHIEKWYVDRFLALRQGAFANPSSYFNVFAHLTDSEAETTALGYWRDINMPNLIENVMPTRHRATLVLNKGIDHNVESVLLRKL
- a CDS encoding Ppx/GppA phosphatase family protein, which translates into the protein MRLGILDIGSNTVHLLAADARPGGRPLATTSDRSVVRLMRFLTPEGAISEDGVRELVDAVTRARRIAETERVETLLATATSAVREALNGEEVIARIEQALGQPLQVLTGEQEAELTFLAVRRWFGWDAGRILLLDIGGGSFEFAAGGDELAEVAASVPLGAGRMTVQFLPGDPPGEDAVERLRAHSREVLAPVAARLNALPSPDHMVGSSKAIRSLANLAGREVSGLGFDRTVMSRSALKSWIPRLARIPASARQELPGITPDRTLQIVAAAVCLHTAMKMLDIDEIEVSPWALREGVLLRYTESMTWGGVGI
- a CDS encoding dihydrofolate reductase family protein → MRPLRYSINVTLDGCCHHEAGLPPDEESMRYWTAEMERADALLFGRVTYEMMESAWRRPAGGTWPDWMDEWEIPFAETIDRKKKYVVSSTLSEVDWNAELVRSDLRQTVQRLKQEPGEGLWVGGVTLPAALADLGLIDEYEFLVHPVVAGHGPTLLAGLRERIQLELVDRREFRSGAVAQRYRPALRS